In Nitrosococcus oceani ATCC 19707, the following proteins share a genomic window:
- a CDS encoding multicopper oxidase domain-containing protein → MKKGLSRRQFLATSTAAVAASALGGRDVQGQESTAESRQKQANGPDSAQSSFSRYSRYHPSFGGPPESDHYLGKLVPGLRQSGLPPVPFEAPDLGKIPWRMVGGVKEFEIRCTPVKREFLPGQFMNVWGYNGSLPGPTIEAFQGDRVRFVVHNELPEPTTFHWHGLELPVQFDGVPGLTQDLIPPGETYVYEYDLHQTGTFFYHSHVTMQESFGMAGFFIIHPRIAYDPPVDRDFGLIFQNFFISPNTATPDSMAMNWNWHTINGRSGPYTTPLVCKHGERVRIRLMDFSPMQHHPIHLHGHTFWLTGTEAGRIPPNAWVPRNTTLTGVAMAQDFEFIAFNPGDWIFHCHMTHHMMNHMTQQVGPRIRQKVDVSRYLADLPNRPPVESSLAQPAFEVPGYPQKMQGMEMNAEAMRKLNERRETRGMRKQWHEGVKGLMTVLRVLPEDLYNRVMHSEEAIQPGEIFEAVARRK, encoded by the coding sequence GATGTCCAAGGGCAAGAGTCGACAGCCGAATCGAGACAGAAGCAGGCTAACGGTCCCGACTCTGCTCAGTCCTCTTTCTCCCGCTACTCGCGCTATCATCCGAGTTTCGGCGGTCCGCCGGAATCGGATCACTATTTGGGAAAGTTAGTGCCCGGATTGCGACAATCGGGCCTTCCGCCGGTGCCGTTCGAAGCGCCTGATTTGGGCAAGATTCCCTGGCGAATGGTGGGCGGAGTCAAAGAATTTGAGATTCGCTGCACCCCGGTGAAGCGGGAGTTTTTGCCTGGGCAGTTTATGAATGTCTGGGGGTATAACGGTAGTCTGCCAGGACCGACCATCGAAGCTTTCCAAGGCGATCGGGTCCGTTTCGTGGTGCATAATGAATTGCCAGAGCCCACCACTTTCCATTGGCACGGTTTGGAATTGCCCGTGCAATTTGACGGGGTGCCTGGCCTGACACAAGATTTGATTCCGCCGGGGGAAACCTATGTTTATGAGTATGATCTCCATCAGACCGGCACCTTTTTCTATCACTCCCATGTCACCATGCAGGAATCGTTTGGAATGGCGGGCTTTTTTATCATTCACCCCCGGATAGCCTACGATCCTCCAGTAGACCGGGATTTTGGCCTGATTTTTCAGAATTTTTTTATCTCCCCAAATACCGCTACCCCTGATTCCATGGCGATGAATTGGAATTGGCACACCATTAATGGGCGCAGCGGTCCTTATACGACTCCTTTAGTGTGCAAGCATGGGGAACGGGTACGAATACGGCTGATGGACTTTAGCCCCATGCAGCATCATCCCATTCATCTTCATGGCCATACTTTTTGGTTGACGGGCACCGAGGCGGGGCGTATCCCGCCCAACGCATGGGTTCCTAGGAACACCACCTTGACAGGCGTGGCCATGGCTCAGGATTTTGAGTTTATCGCTTTTAATCCGGGGGATTGGATTTTTCATTGCCATATGACGCACCATATGATGAATCACATGACTCAACAGGTGGGGCCCCGTATCCGCCAAAAAGTGGATGTGTCCCGTTACCTGGCGGATTTACCTAACCGGCCGCCGGTGGAATCTTCCCTAGCGCAGCCGGCTTTCGAGGTTCCGGGATATCCGCAAAAAATGCAGGGCATGGAGATGAACGCCGAGGCGATGCGCAAGCTTAATGAACGGCGGGAGACCCGGGGGATGCGCAAGCAGTGGCATGAGGGCGTCAAAGGGCTGATGACCGTGCTGCGGGTGCTTCCAGAGGATCTCTATAATCGGGTGATGCATAGCGAGGAGGCCATCCAGCCAGGTGAAATCTTTGAGGCTGTAGCCCGGCGTAAATGA
- a CDS encoding CAP domain-containing protein, with protein MRLSLGKRKAQPRQEKSSPHLTKAAKGIINRTNTFRQEKGRQKLTVSPKLKEASRYFAEFMARTDQYGHNADGNQPAERASRYGYRYCIVSENIAFQFDTAGFTTEELIQGFFQGWKSSPGHRKNMLDPGVTEVGVAVARSKQSGYYYAVQMFGRPKSLRIEFQVVNNTATAIQYELGSQLFPLPPRAIRTHQLCRSENLRFHWPDQQENTFVQPNNGNRYTIRREGQKFRVRKE; from the coding sequence ATGCGGCTCAGCCTCGGCAAGAGAAAGGCTCAGCCTCGGCAAGAGAAAAGTTCTCCCCACCTAACCAAAGCAGCGAAAGGAATCATCAACCGCACGAACACCTTCCGCCAGGAGAAAGGCCGCCAAAAGTTGACAGTCAGCCCCAAGCTTAAGGAAGCCTCCCGGTATTTCGCGGAATTTATGGCCCGCACTGACCAGTATGGTCACAATGCGGATGGCAACCAACCGGCGGAACGTGCGAGTAGATACGGTTATCGATATTGCATCGTTTCCGAGAATATCGCCTTTCAATTCGATACGGCAGGCTTCACCACCGAGGAATTAATCCAAGGTTTTTTCCAAGGATGGAAGTCCTCGCCAGGACACCGCAAGAACATGCTCGATCCAGGGGTGACGGAAGTTGGGGTGGCGGTAGCGCGAAGTAAACAGAGTGGCTACTATTACGCAGTGCAAATGTTTGGCCGCCCAAAATCCCTGCGCATCGAATTTCAGGTCGTCAATAACACGGCTACCGCCATTCAGTATGAACTCGGCAGCCAGCTGTTCCCCCTTCCGCCGCGGGCCATCCGAACCCACCAGCTGTGCCGCTCAGAAAATTTGCGCTTTCATTGGCCAGACCAGCAAGAAAATACCTTTGTACAGCCCAATAACGGGAATCGTTATACCATCAGGCGGGAAGGGCAAAAATTCCGGGTCAGAAAAGAATAA
- the hemH gene encoding ferrochelatase: MNFKGYSDYRHDTVARIGVLVASLGTPEAPTASAVRRFLASFLSDPRVVELPRPLWWLILHGIILRIRPSPVARLYQSIWREDGSPLLSFARRVGQSLQAELDSRGRSIEIRLGMRHGSPSIETALEELRQSGAQRLLVFPLYPQYSGSTTGSTFDAVAQVLSTWRWVPELRMIAQYHDHSGYLEALAETIRRSWKEAGRGERLLISFHGLPKRYLLAGDPYHCQCQKTARLLAERLGLKEGEWQIAFQSRFGREEWLKPYADHLLQAWAEAGIKRVDVVCPGFAVDCLETLEEMAQRNRELFLHAGGEEYRYIPALNDESAHIRALTDLVEQHIQGWSEADLGGGREATGQAAERSRQRALALGAKQ, encoded by the coding sequence GTGAATTTTAAAGGTTATTCGGATTACCGCCATGATACGGTTGCCCGTATCGGCGTTTTGGTGGCCAGTCTAGGAACACCAGAAGCGCCTACGGCATCTGCGGTGCGGCGCTTTTTAGCTAGCTTCTTATCTGATCCGCGTGTGGTGGAGTTGCCCCGTCCTTTATGGTGGCTTATTCTCCATGGCATTATTTTGCGTATTCGGCCATCCCCAGTGGCTCGTCTGTATCAAAGTATCTGGCGGGAAGATGGATCTCCACTGCTGAGTTTTGCCCGGCGTGTGGGACAAAGCCTGCAAGCTGAATTGGATAGCCGGGGAAGGTCTATTGAAATAAGGTTAGGAATGCGTCACGGCTCGCCTTCCATCGAAACGGCGCTGGAGGAACTGCGCCAGTCGGGAGCCCAGCGGCTATTGGTTTTTCCTCTTTATCCCCAGTACTCGGGAAGTACTACCGGCTCTACCTTTGATGCGGTAGCCCAAGTGCTTTCCACTTGGCGCTGGGTGCCGGAATTGCGGATGATTGCTCAATACCATGATCATTCCGGCTACCTTGAGGCATTGGCGGAGACGATTCGGCGTAGCTGGAAAGAGGCGGGGCGGGGAGAGCGCTTGCTTATTTCTTTCCATGGCCTGCCGAAACGGTACTTACTAGCCGGCGATCCCTATCATTGCCAGTGCCAAAAAACCGCTCGCCTTTTGGCAGAGCGATTAGGATTAAAAGAGGGCGAATGGCAAATAGCTTTTCAGTCCCGTTTTGGCCGTGAAGAATGGCTTAAGCCCTATGCTGATCACCTCTTGCAAGCCTGGGCCGAAGCCGGAATAAAACGGGTGGATGTCGTTTGCCCTGGGTTTGCTGTCGATTGTTTAGAAACTCTGGAAGAGATGGCCCAGCGTAACAGGGAACTGTTTTTACACGCAGGAGGAGAAGAGTATCGCTATATTCCCGCGCTTAACGATGAGTCTGCCCATATCCGTGCTTTGACCGATCTGGTTGAGCAACATATCCAAGGGTGGTCCGAAGCCGATTTAGGTGGGGGGCGGGAGGCGACGGGTCAAGCCGCCGAGAGAAGCCGTCAACGGGCTTTGGCGCTTGGCGCTAAGCAATAA
- a CDS encoding protein-L-isoaspartate(D-aspartate) O-methyltransferase, translating to MKSHREMLRGIQREAGITQRWIGKESLDRRVMEAMKAVPRHEFVPDEQRPYAYDDAPLAIGCGQTISQPYIVALMTDLLDSTPDDIILEVGTGSGYQAAVLSRLVKKVYTIETIEELAQQAEARLERLGYSNVEVQTADGYFGWPEQAPFDGIMVTAAAPSIPKPLIDQLKPEARLVLPLGAGSPQELMVVTKKENDEIDIHRVLGVSFVPLTGKHEVP from the coding sequence ATGAAATCTCATCGAGAAATGTTGCGGGGTATCCAGCGGGAAGCCGGTATTACTCAACGCTGGATTGGCAAGGAATCGCTCGATAGGCGGGTTATGGAAGCTATGAAGGCGGTGCCGCGTCATGAGTTTGTGCCGGATGAACAACGTCCTTATGCCTATGATGATGCTCCTCTAGCTATCGGGTGTGGACAGACCATTTCCCAGCCTTATATCGTTGCTTTGATGACTGATCTTTTAGATTCCACACCTGATGATATCATCCTGGAGGTGGGAACAGGTTCAGGATACCAAGCGGCGGTTCTCTCCAGGCTAGTAAAAAAAGTCTATACCATTGAAACTATTGAGGAACTAGCGCAACAAGCCGAGGCTCGGCTGGAGCGGCTTGGTTATTCTAATGTTGAGGTTCAAACTGCGGATGGTTATTTTGGCTGGCCGGAACAGGCACCCTTTGATGGGATCATGGTAACTGCGGCGGCACCTTCAATTCCCAAGCCCTTGATCGATCAGCTCAAGCCAGAAGCGCGATTGGTGCTTCCCCTGGGAGCCGGTTCTCCCCAGGAGCTTATGGTGGTAACAAAAAAAGAAAACGATGAAATCGATATCCATCGTGTGCTGGGGGTGTCTTTTGTGCCTTTAACGGGAAAGCATGAGGTACCGTAA
- a CDS encoding MFS transporter, translated as MQHELQSISSLLFGIAIVLLGSGLLGTLVGVQANQEQFSSTVIGFIQSAFFLGYVLGTFLCPLLIKRVGHIRVFATMAALGSATAMGFALWVHPLWWVLLRMVLGISVVGLYMVVESWLNEQSSHHSRGRVFAIYMSITLMALGFSQFLLLIEDNHGFIRFALTAVLFSLALIPVALTQTLEPKPISAPRSNLKELYLVSPLGVVGALVAGLASGAFWGMGAVFAQNIGLSVSSTSVFMSTVIFGGALLLWPVGYLSDRWDRRRVLIMVSFTSVASVLGAALVLDASTPMLLLLAFLYGGVSFSVYALAVAHLNDHLKPGEVLEATRGILLVYGAGSALGPLIAGFCMAVWGPSGLLDYLAAILALLGLFGLYRTQRSAPIPAEEQGEFVPMIRTSQAVLEMYPEADLEPELDLALSTDFEEEAEPESPPDSFSMDWDSPDYEQERK; from the coding sequence ATGCAGCATGAGCTACAATCTATTTCTTCATTGCTTTTTGGTATTGCCATTGTACTATTGGGTTCGGGCCTATTAGGCACCTTAGTGGGGGTGCAAGCCAATCAGGAGCAATTCAGTTCCACGGTTATTGGTTTTATCCAATCTGCCTTTTTTCTGGGCTATGTGCTAGGAACCTTCCTTTGTCCCCTTCTAATCAAGCGCGTAGGGCATATCCGCGTTTTTGCCACCATGGCCGCGTTAGGGTCGGCAACAGCGATGGGCTTTGCACTTTGGGTCCATCCTCTCTGGTGGGTTCTATTGCGGATGGTTTTGGGAATTTCGGTAGTAGGGCTTTATATGGTGGTTGAAAGCTGGCTCAATGAGCAGTCTTCCCACCATAGCCGGGGCCGGGTGTTCGCCATTTACATGAGCATTACGTTGATGGCCTTGGGGTTTAGTCAGTTTCTTCTTTTAATAGAGGATAATCATGGCTTTATCCGTTTTGCCTTGACCGCCGTGTTGTTTTCCCTAGCCCTGATTCCGGTTGCGTTGACCCAGACGCTGGAACCAAAACCGATCTCCGCGCCACGCTCGAATCTTAAAGAACTTTATTTAGTCTCGCCCCTAGGGGTTGTGGGAGCTTTGGTGGCCGGCCTTGCCAGTGGCGCCTTTTGGGGGATGGGAGCAGTGTTTGCCCAGAATATTGGTCTCTCGGTCTCCAGTACCTCCGTGTTTATGAGCACAGTTATCTTTGGAGGCGCCCTGCTACTATGGCCGGTGGGCTATTTATCGGATCGTTGGGATCGGCGCAGAGTGCTCATCATGGTTAGCTTTACCAGTGTGGCTAGCGTGTTGGGCGCCGCCCTTGTTTTAGATGCTTCAACGCCGATGCTGCTGTTGCTTGCCTTTCTTTACGGGGGGGTTTCTTTTTCCGTTTATGCCCTGGCCGTGGCTCACTTAAACGATCACCTTAAGCCTGGGGAAGTACTAGAAGCGACTCGGGGGATTCTGTTAGTTTATGGGGCTGGTTCCGCTCTGGGGCCCTTGATTGCTGGTTTTTGCATGGCGGTTTGGGGTCCCTCCGGTTTACTAGACTATTTAGCGGCTATTTTGGCGTTGCTCGGGCTGTTTGGCCTTTACCGCACCCAGCGGAGTGCTCCCATACCGGCTGAAGAACAGGGGGAATTCGTTCCCATGATACGAACTTCTCAAGCTGTCCTTGAAATGTATCCAGAGGCCGATCTGGAGCCAGAATTGGACTTAGCGTTGAGTACTGATTTTGAGGAAGAAGCAGAGCCTGAATCCCCGCCGGATTCTTTTAGCATGGACTGGGACTCTCCGGATTATGAGCAAGAGAGAAAATAG
- a CDS encoding succinylglutamate desuccinylase/aspartoacylase family protein has protein sequence MGEAFQIGAHQIGPGERITLDLSVPQLYTHTAVSMPIQVINGKRSGPKLFISAAIHGDEINGIEIIRRLVGLRILQRLRGTLLTVPVVNVYGFVNQSRYLPDRRDLNRSFPGSKTGSLAARLAYLFMEEIVARCTHGIDLHTAAIHRDNLPQIRTLVDNPETKRLAHAFGSPVILNSDLRDGSLRHAVADFGIPVLVYEGGEALRFNEFAIRAGVSGIVSVMRELEMLPPRQRKKPRAEPVVARSSNWVRAPQSGILRSLTALGDHVKKGDTMAMLADPFGEKTETVIAPFSGIVVGRTNLPLVHEGEALYHLAQFGKPETVAEALEAFQQEYGPGNGMAHPEEPPIL, from the coding sequence ATGGGCGAGGCTTTTCAGATCGGGGCCCACCAGATAGGCCCGGGTGAACGGATCACATTGGATCTTAGCGTCCCCCAGCTCTACACCCATACCGCCGTCTCCATGCCGATCCAAGTCATTAATGGAAAACGCTCGGGGCCTAAATTGTTTATCAGCGCAGCCATTCACGGGGATGAAATTAATGGGATTGAAATCATCCGCCGCTTAGTGGGGCTTCGCATTCTACAGCGGCTTCGGGGAACCTTACTCACCGTGCCCGTGGTCAATGTCTATGGCTTTGTTAATCAATCCCGCTATCTTCCTGACCGGCGGGATCTTAATCGCTCCTTTCCCGGCTCTAAAACTGGCTCCCTGGCCGCCCGTCTAGCCTATCTATTCATGGAAGAAATCGTCGCCCGCTGTACCCACGGAATTGATCTCCATACCGCAGCTATCCACCGGGACAATTTACCCCAGATCCGCACCTTGGTGGATAACCCCGAGACCAAACGATTAGCCCATGCGTTTGGCTCCCCCGTCATCCTCAACTCCGATCTGCGGGACGGCTCACTACGCCACGCGGTGGCTGATTTCGGCATCCCCGTATTAGTGTATGAAGGGGGGGAAGCATTACGCTTTAACGAGTTTGCAATCCGCGCCGGTGTCAGTGGAATTGTCTCGGTGATGCGGGAACTGGAAATGCTTCCCCCACGTCAAAGGAAAAAACCTCGGGCCGAACCCGTGGTGGCGCGCTCTTCAAACTGGGTCAGGGCGCCCCAAAGCGGTATCCTGCGCTCCCTTACCGCCCTTGGCGATCATGTCAAAAAAGGCGATACCATGGCTATGCTGGCCGATCCTTTTGGAGAAAAGACCGAGACAGTAATCGCCCCTTTCTCGGGCATTGTGGTGGGACGCACCAACCTGCCATTGGTGCATGAAGGGGAAGCTCTCTATCACCTAGCTCAGTTTGGAAAACCAGAAACGGTTGCTGAAGCCTTAGAAGCCTTTCAACAGGAATATGGCCCGGGCAACGGTATGGCCCATCCCGAAGAACCTCCCATTCTTTGA
- the rimK gene encoding 30S ribosomal protein S6--L-glutamate ligase, with amino-acid sequence MKIAVLSRNAKLYSTRRLVEAAKTRGHEVRVLDVLRCYMNIASHRPSIHYKGEDLTGFDAVIPRIGASVTFYGTAVLRQFEMIGVYPLSESVAITRSRDKLRSLQLLARKGIGLPVTGFAHAPDEIDDLIKMVGGAPVVIKLLEGTQGIGVVLAENKKAAQSVIEAFMGLKTHILVQEFIKETAGSDIRCFIIGDKVVAAMKRQAPEGEFRSNLHRGGSASLVRITPEERSTAIRAAQTMGLNVAGVDILRSNHGPLVMEVNSSPGLEGIESATGKDVATKVIEFIEKNATRGRTRTRGKG; translated from the coding sequence ATGAAAATTGCGGTTCTATCCCGTAATGCCAAACTATACTCGACCCGGCGGCTGGTAGAGGCAGCTAAAACGCGGGGACACGAGGTCCGCGTCCTGGATGTGCTGCGCTGTTATATGAATATTGCCTCCCACCGGCCCTCCATTCACTACAAGGGGGAAGACCTGACCGGCTTTGATGCGGTGATTCCCCGAATTGGAGCGTCAGTCACCTTTTATGGTACGGCCGTGCTACGGCAATTTGAAATGATTGGGGTATATCCACTCAGTGAATCCGTCGCCATCACCCGCTCCCGCGATAAATTACGTTCCTTGCAGCTTCTGGCACGAAAAGGAATTGGCTTGCCAGTCACCGGGTTTGCCCACGCGCCTGATGAGATCGATGATCTCATCAAAATGGTAGGCGGCGCACCAGTTGTTATCAAACTCCTGGAAGGCACCCAGGGCATCGGGGTCGTATTAGCCGAGAATAAAAAAGCGGCTCAAAGCGTTATCGAAGCCTTCATGGGGCTTAAAACGCACATTTTAGTGCAAGAGTTTATTAAAGAAACGGCGGGGTCTGATATCCGCTGTTTTATCATTGGCGATAAGGTAGTCGCCGCCATGAAACGACAAGCTCCTGAGGGCGAATTTCGCTCCAATCTCCACCGGGGGGGCAGTGCCAGCCTGGTTCGCATTACCCCAGAAGAACGCTCCACGGCTATCCGGGCCGCTCAAACCATGGGTTTAAACGTGGCTGGGGTTGACATTCTACGCTCAAACCACGGCCCGCTGGTCATGGAAGTGAATTCCTCCCCGGGCCTGGAAGGAATCGAATCTGCAACCGGCAAGGATGTAGCCACAAAAGTCATCGAGTTTATCGAGAAAAATGCCACGCGAGGCCGAACCCGAACCCGCGGTAAAGGCTGA
- a CDS encoding ATP-dependent zinc protease family protein — MTTRQEPDKEDFFLGWREWVKLPELGVPGIKAKIDTGARTSVLHAFWLESFQEGHQNKIRFGLHPLQGRVDVELICVADILDKRVVTDSGGHRENRYVIETPVQIGNKCWPIEITLTNRDTMRFRMLLGRTALTAGKTRIVPDASYLAGPSLARRYAKRTKDKS; from the coding sequence ATGACCACAAGACAAGAACCAGATAAAGAAGATTTTTTTCTCGGATGGCGGGAATGGGTGAAACTGCCGGAGCTTGGAGTCCCTGGCATTAAAGCCAAAATTGATACAGGCGCACGCACATCAGTGCTCCATGCCTTTTGGCTAGAATCCTTCCAAGAGGGCCATCAAAATAAGATCCGCTTTGGCCTTCACCCCCTTCAGGGCCGGGTCGATGTAGAACTGATCTGTGTTGCTGACATTCTTGATAAACGGGTGGTGACGGATTCTGGAGGGCACCGGGAAAATCGCTATGTCATCGAAACCCCTGTGCAAATCGGAAATAAATGCTGGCCTATCGAAATCACCCTCACTAACCGTGATACCATGCGCTTTCGCATGCTCTTGGGGCGCACTGCCCTCACAGCAGGAAAGACAAGGATAGTCCCAGATGCCTCCTATCTTGCAGGCCCTTCACTGGCGCGCCGTTATGCAAAAAGAACCAAGGATAAGTCATAA
- a CDS encoding zinc ribbon domain-containing protein: MCSGCGQLHDITLADRALACDCGLTIDLDLNAAINLNRYRRDTLKPDVKRTQEPRKSAPVAPVWMA, from the coding sequence ATGTGCTCGGGATGCGGCCAGCTTCATGACATCACGCTAGCGGATAGAGCGTTGGCCTGTGATTGCGGATTGACCATCGACCTCGATCTCAATGCCGCGATTAATTTAAACAGGTATCGTCGGGACACGCTCAAGCCAGACGTTAAACGCACGCAAGAGCCGCGTAAGTCTGCTCCGGTGGCGCCGGTGTGGATGGCGTGA
- a CDS encoding zinc ribbon domain-containing protein translates to MRPLEYKADRVGRSLVAIDQRYPSSKRCSACGCLKNKMPVHIRA, encoded by the coding sequence GTGCGCCCGCTTGAGTACAAGGCTGACAGGGTGGGACGCTCATTGGTCGCCATTGACCAGCGGTACCCATCCAGCAAACGCTGTTCGGCTTGTGGGTGTCTCAAAAACAAGATGCCCGTGCATATACGGGCCTAG
- the ptsP gene encoding phosphoenolpyruvate--protein phosphotransferase, producing MKQDQAELSDFTIGPTSSRSLGSLSRIVREVSLAASLEEVLQVIVVQTRKMMAVDVCSVYLTESNGSHVLMATQGLHPEAVGQVRLIPREGLVGLVAERAEPVNLENAAAHPHFKFIPGSGEEPFQAFLGVPVLHQRKLLGVLVVQQKIARQFDEVDVSFLFTLAAQLGGVIAHARASGVLQKPMGSQNENGPERYLTGIVGAPGVALGKGVVVYSATGLDTVPERQVANIKEEERIFRLAVVHVSQEIQSLGNHLELSLANEYQPLFKAYAMLTGSQSLVEATVERIRAGEWAPSALSTVIKEQARRLEAQEDLYLRERGNDLREIGRRILGYLQNVAPINLEYPENTILIGENLSAMDLAEVPMGRLAGVISAHGSGFSHVAILAHAMGIPAIMGISKANLGQLDQRELILDGYQGRVHLEPSRLVRQEFARLARQEQQLTEELKGLRDLPAETPDGFRVHLYANIGLLADIELSLAAGTEGVGLYRTELLFMVRDQFPTEEEQYAVYRKLLQAFTPSPVVLRVLDVGGDKFLPYFSIEEANPFLGWRGIRVILDHPEIFLTQVRASLRAAEGLSNLNLLFPMISAVSELEEALHIVRRAYEGLVEEGVRVTWPRVGVMIEVPAAVYQVEALARRVDFLSIGTNDLAQYLLAVDRSNERVAELYHSLHPAVLAAILTVVKAARRHHKPVSVCGEMAGEATAAILLLGMGIDNLSLTAGDLPRIKWIIRNFSQQYARELLARALREEKPEPIHKMLCEALDNFGLGELIRGGKTSSPLL from the coding sequence ATGAAGCAAGATCAGGCTGAATTATCGGATTTTACCATCGGACCTACAAGTTCCCGTAGTCTAGGCTCCCTGAGCCGGATTGTTCGGGAAGTTAGCCTTGCGGCTAGCCTCGAAGAGGTATTGCAGGTCATTGTGGTGCAAACCCGTAAGATGATGGCGGTGGATGTGTGCTCTGTTTATCTTACCGAGAGCAATGGCAGTCATGTGCTGATGGCAACCCAAGGATTGCATCCGGAAGCAGTGGGGCAGGTACGGCTTATTCCGAGAGAAGGATTGGTGGGTTTGGTGGCGGAACGGGCTGAGCCGGTCAATTTGGAAAACGCAGCTGCTCATCCTCATTTTAAGTTTATTCCTGGCTCGGGCGAAGAACCATTTCAGGCATTTTTAGGCGTACCTGTTCTCCATCAGCGAAAATTATTAGGTGTGCTGGTGGTGCAACAGAAAATAGCCCGCCAATTCGATGAAGTTGACGTTTCTTTTTTATTTACATTAGCCGCTCAACTGGGTGGCGTCATTGCCCATGCTAGGGCCAGTGGTGTTCTACAAAAACCTATGGGTAGCCAGAATGAGAATGGGCCTGAGCGCTACCTTACCGGTATTGTCGGGGCTCCCGGAGTAGCCCTAGGAAAAGGGGTTGTGGTTTATTCCGCTACTGGTTTAGATACAGTGCCTGAGCGTCAGGTAGCCAATATCAAGGAAGAGGAGAGAATCTTCCGGCTAGCCGTAGTTCATGTCTCCCAGGAGATTCAGTCTCTAGGAAATCACCTAGAGCTATCATTGGCGAATGAATACCAGCCTCTGTTTAAAGCTTATGCCATGCTTACAGGAAGCCAAAGTTTGGTGGAAGCTACGGTAGAACGTATCCGGGCCGGTGAGTGGGCGCCGAGCGCCTTAAGTACGGTTATCAAGGAACAAGCCCGGCGTCTTGAAGCCCAGGAAGATCTTTATTTGCGGGAGCGGGGCAATGACCTGCGAGAGATTGGCCGGCGTATTTTGGGCTATCTTCAGAATGTGGCGCCTATTAACTTGGAATATCCAGAGAATACCATCTTGATAGGTGAAAACTTGAGCGCCATGGATCTTGCCGAGGTACCCATGGGGCGTCTGGCAGGGGTAATTTCGGCCCATGGATCGGGTTTCTCCCATGTGGCGATTCTAGCCCACGCTATGGGTATTCCCGCCATTATGGGAATTAGTAAGGCGAACCTTGGTCAGTTGGACCAGCGGGAATTGATCCTGGATGGTTATCAAGGCCGGGTACATTTAGAGCCAAGCAGGCTAGTACGCCAAGAGTTTGCCCGCCTCGCCCGGCAGGAGCAACAGCTTACGGAAGAACTCAAGGGCTTGCGGGATTTGCCTGCCGAAACGCCAGATGGTTTTCGGGTTCATTTATACGCCAACATTGGCCTGTTGGCGGATATCGAGCTTTCTCTTGCTGCGGGTACTGAGGGTGTGGGGCTTTACCGGACCGAGTTGCTTTTTATGGTGAGGGATCAGTTTCCCACTGAAGAAGAGCAATATGCCGTGTATCGGAAACTTCTCCAGGCTTTTACCCCTTCTCCCGTCGTTTTACGCGTACTTGATGTGGGTGGTGATAAATTCCTGCCCTATTTCTCGATTGAGGAGGCCAATCCATTTTTAGGATGGCGAGGAATTCGCGTTATTCTGGATCATCCAGAAATATTTTTGACTCAAGTACGAGCGTCACTCCGGGCAGCCGAAGGGTTAAGTAACCTGAATTTGCTGTTTCCCATGATTAGCGCGGTTTCTGAGTTGGAAGAAGCTCTACATATAGTGCGGCGGGCCTATGAAGGACTGGTAGAGGAAGGTGTTCGGGTTACTTGGCCTCGGGTAGGGGTCATGATTGAGGTGCCTGCCGCGGTCTATCAGGTGGAAGCGTTGGCGCGGCGAGTGGATTTTCTTTCCATTGGCACTAACGATCTTGCTCAATATCTGCTGGCGGTTGATCGCAGTAATGAGCGGGTGGCGGAATTATATCATTCCCTCCATCCGGCTGTTTTGGCCGCCATTCTCACAGTAGTGAAGGCGGCCCGCCGGCACCATAAGCCCGTTAGCGTGTGCGGCGAGATGGCGGGTGAGGCCACGGCGGCTATATTATTGCTGGGTATGGGGATAGATAACCTCAGTCTGACCGCTGGCGATTTACCCCGAATCAAGTGGATAATAAGGAATTTTAGCCAGCAGTATGCGAGGGAATTGCTCGCTCGGGCCTTGCGGGAAGAAAAACCCGAGCCTATCCATAAAATGTTATGCGAGGCCCTGGATAACTTTGGGCTAGGGGAGTTGATACGGGGGGGGAAAACAAGTTCCCCCCTGCTTTGA